A stretch of Blautia liquoris DNA encodes these proteins:
- a CDS encoding lactonase family protein has product MKDTAGKYVAYVGTYTHGSSIGIHLYDVDVEEGTLTERKVIPVRNSSHICRSLNGKYLYSIADEGVAVFSIDEKDGDLLPINKVDIDGMRGCYLSVDQDGCYLYVAGYHDGKVTVVHTHRDGRLGSLMDGVFHKGLGSVAERSFHPHVSCVIPTPDNKYLCAVDNGIDQVKIYKINKQKNRLQLVDILRCERESGPRRLLFSKDGRFAYLIFELTNVVDVFGYKEGANAPEFEKLQSISTTSDNVDRAHDAASGICFSNDGKYLFTSTAGDNTVAMYSINSKDGLLNKEFALPISGEYPKDIAMFPDDRHIAVVNHESNSITTFAIDYERKVLVQKGKPMKVETPNCILIASVGAMI; this is encoded by the coding sequence ATGAAAGATACAGCTGGAAAGTATGTAGCTTATGTGGGAACTTATACACATGGCAGCAGTATAGGAATTCATCTGTATGATGTAGATGTGGAAGAAGGCACTCTGACAGAGCGAAAGGTGATACCGGTGAGAAATTCTTCGCACATCTGCCGATCTCTAAACGGGAAATACCTGTACTCTATAGCAGATGAAGGAGTTGCTGTCTTTTCGATTGATGAAAAAGACGGAGACCTGCTGCCAATTAATAAAGTTGATATCGATGGAATGCGAGGATGTTATTTATCGGTAGATCAGGACGGATGTTACCTGTATGTGGCGGGTTACCATGATGGAAAGGTGACGGTGGTACATACACATCGTGACGGCCGGCTGGGCAGCCTGATGGACGGAGTGTTCCACAAGGGCCTCGGAAGTGTAGCAGAACGGAGCTTTCATCCGCATGTAAGCTGTGTGATTCCCACACCGGATAATAAGTATCTTTGCGCAGTGGATAACGGTATTGATCAGGTTAAGATTTATAAAATAAATAAGCAGAAGAACAGGCTTCAGCTTGTGGATATATTAAGGTGCGAAAGGGAATCCGGGCCGAGACGCCTGCTTTTTTCGAAAGATGGACGTTTTGCCTATCTGATCTTTGAATTGACGAATGTGGTAGATGTATTCGGGTATAAAGAGGGGGCGAATGCCCCCGAATTTGAGAAACTGCAGTCCATCAGTACTACTTCTGACAACGTAGACCGTGCACATGATGCTGCGTCTGGCATCTGTTTTTCGAATGATGGCAAATACCTGTTTACGTCCACAGCGGGAGATAATACAGTTGCCATGTACAGCATCAATTCCAAAGACGGTCTGCTGAACAAGGAATTTGCACTCCCCATCAGTGGTGAATATCCAAAAGATATCGCTATGTTTCCAGATGATAGGCACATTGCGGTCGTGAACCATGAATCAAACAGTATTACGACATTTGCCATTGATTAT
- a CDS encoding putative polysaccharide biosynthesis protein: MSKKNTLMKNATLLMAASLISRIIGLLYRRPLGQVLGREGLGYYAYASNLYAILLLVSSYSIPMAVSKVVSERLALKQYKNAHKVFRGALLYALLVGGFAALIALFGGRFLLPRNQQNAILALRVLAPTILLSAILGVFRGYFQAHNTMMPTSISQISEQLVNAVVSVLAGYLLIKGFAKNKTTHAIYGAAGGTMGTGAGVLAGLIFMIFVYMVNKNTIERQMERDISEKEESFGEIFRIIFHLVTPVIFTTFIYNASAYLDSYIFSSIQGFHGISSKVISEQYGEFSNYYITLINVPLSLASASASAMMPIVSGNYATGQKEDANNQISETIKLTMFICIPAAVGLSVLAHPIMGVLFPGSTRLASNLLMFGAISVIFSALSTITNSVLQSIGQQKTALFNAAISLVLNLVILALMLLIAPGIGIYALLIVNILFAVSMCILNGMAISKYLGYKNEIKDSYGKPFVAAAGMGLITRIIYNGLFELTKRPSICLIISIVIAVVVYLILFVVVTGTKEEEMKRFPFGTKITAFLHLIKIYR; the protein is encoded by the coding sequence ATGAGTAAGAAAAATACGCTGATGAAAAATGCCACTCTGCTTATGGCGGCATCGCTCATTTCCAGAATCATAGGATTGCTTTACAGACGTCCTCTCGGACAGGTACTTGGAAGAGAAGGGCTTGGGTATTATGCGTATGCAAGCAATCTGTATGCAATATTGCTTTTAGTGTCATCATACAGCATACCAATGGCAGTTTCCAAAGTAGTATCGGAACGTCTGGCACTGAAACAATATAAGAATGCACACAAAGTCTTTCGGGGAGCACTTCTCTATGCATTGCTTGTCGGCGGATTTGCCGCACTGATCGCACTATTCGGGGGAAGATTCTTATTGCCGAGAAATCAGCAGAACGCGATTCTGGCACTCCGTGTTCTTGCACCTACCATTCTGTTGTCAGCTATACTTGGTGTTTTCCGTGGATATTTTCAGGCACATAATACCATGATGCCTACTTCGATCTCTCAGATATCAGAGCAGCTTGTGAATGCAGTAGTCAGTGTACTGGCGGGCTATCTTTTAATCAAAGGATTTGCAAAAAATAAGACAACACATGCCATCTATGGTGCGGCAGGCGGTACGATGGGAACCGGAGCGGGCGTGCTCGCAGGACTGATCTTTATGATATTTGTCTACATGGTAAACAAGAATACGATTGAAAGACAGATGGAGAGAGATATCAGTGAAAAAGAGGAGAGTTTTGGTGAAATTTTTCGAATTATCTTTCATTTAGTGACTCCGGTTATCTTCACGACCTTTATCTATAATGCAAGTGCTTATCTGGACAGCTACATTTTTTCCAGTATTCAGGGCTTCCACGGGATCAGCAGCAAGGTGATTTCAGAACAGTATGGCGAATTCAGCAATTATTATATCACATTGATCAATGTTCCATTGTCTCTGGCTTCCGCCAGTGCCTCTGCCATGATGCCGATTGTGTCGGGAAATTATGCGACTGGACAGAAAGAAGATGCAAACAATCAGATCAGTGAGACGATAAAGCTGACGATGTTCATCTGCATTCCGGCTGCTGTGGGGTTATCTGTGCTGGCGCATCCGATAATGGGAGTCCTGTTCCCGGGATCGACACGCCTTGCGAGTAACCTACTGATGTTCGGAGCAATCTCTGTGATCTTTTCAGCACTGTCGACAATCACAAACAGCGTCCTGCAGTCGATCGGGCAGCAGAAAACAGCACTTTTCAATGCAGCAATTTCGCTGGTGCTCAATCTTGTCATATTGGCTTTGATGCTCTTGATTGCACCGGGAATCGGAATTTATGCCCTGTTGATTGTCAATATTTTGTTTGCTGTCAGTATGTGTATATTGAACGGCATGGCAATTAGTAAATATCTGGGATATAAAAATGAAATCAAAGATTCCTATGGAAAGCCATTTGTAGCAGCTGCAGGAATGGGACTAATCACAAGAATTATATACAATGGACTCTTTGAGCTGACGAAGCGTCCGTCGATTTGTCTGATCATCTCTATTGTAATTGCAGTTGTTGTATATTTGATCCTTTTTGTTGTGGTTACAGGTACAAAGGAAGAGGAGATGAAGCGTTTTCCGTTTGGAACAAAGATTACTGCATTTTTGCATTTAATTAAAATATACCGTTAA
- a CDS encoding S-ribosylhomocysteine lyase produces MEKIASFTVNHIELQPGIYVSRKDHIGAETITTFDLRMTSPNEEPVMNTAELHTIEHLAATCLRNDSKWKDKMIYFGPMGCRTGCYLLLAGDYESKDIVDLVTHTFEFIRDFEGEIPGAKAKDCGNYLDQNLGMAKYTANRYLNEVLYDIKPDRLVYPE; encoded by the coding sequence ATGGAAAAAATAGCAAGTTTTACTGTAAATCATATAGAGCTGCAGCCTGGAATCTATGTGTCAAGAAAAGATCATATCGGGGCGGAGACGATCACTACTTTTGATCTTCGAATGACTTCTCCGAATGAAGAACCGGTTATGAATACCGCAGAGCTTCATACGATAGAACATCTTGCGGCGACCTGCCTCAGAAACGATTCAAAGTGGAAAGATAAGATGATTTACTTTGGACCGATGGGCTGCAGGACAGGATGTTATCTTCTTCTGGCGGGTGATTATGAGTCGAAAGATATTGTAGATCTCGTTACTCATACATTCGAGTTTATCCGAGATTTTGAAGGCGAGATTCCCGGAGCAAAGGCAAAAGACTGCGGAAACTATCTGGATCAGAATCTGGGTATGGCAAAGTATACAGCAAACAGATATCTGAATGAAGTATTATATGATATTAAGCCAGACCGGCTTGTATATCCTGAATGA